The following are encoded in a window of Amaranthus tricolor cultivar Red isolate AtriRed21 chromosome 2, ASM2621246v1, whole genome shotgun sequence genomic DNA:
- the LOC130805081 gene encoding uncharacterized protein LOC130805081 isoform X1 — protein MSPKPLREEKRTFPKSHLKFTLLNTKKLSAERMTRGTIPDKWSSRVLWVCAIGSAIGFYMVAVERQMQNRQKMMAEMAALESSGGSGDDV, from the exons ATGAGCCCTAAACCTCTCCGTGAAGAAAAGAGGACATTTCCCAAATCACATTTGAAGTTCACTCTCCTAAACACGAAAAAG TTATCTGCAGAAAGGATGACGAGAGGAACAATTCCTGATAAATGGTCGTCAAGGGTTCTTTGGGTTTGTGCCATCGGAAGTGCTATTG GTTTTTATATGGTTGCTGTAGAGAGGCAAATGCAGAATAGACAGAAAATGATGGCTGAAATGGCTGCCCTTGAATCGAGTGGCGGTTCAGGTGACGATGTTTGA
- the LOC130805081 gene encoding uncharacterized protein LOC130805081 isoform X2: MTRGTIPDKWSSRVLWVCAIGSAIGFYMVAVERQMQNRQKMMAEMAALESSGGSGDDV; this comes from the exons ATGACGAGAGGAACAATTCCTGATAAATGGTCGTCAAGGGTTCTTTGGGTTTGTGCCATCGGAAGTGCTATTG GTTTTTATATGGTTGCTGTAGAGAGGCAAATGCAGAATAGACAGAAAATGATGGCTGAAATGGCTGCCCTTGAATCGAGTGGCGGTTCAGGTGACGATGTTTGA